The Anaerolineae bacterium genomic sequence CAGCAGCTGGTTTATCATCGGAAGCTGCTTTGTCTTGAGCGGTCTGCTCCTTGGCTGCCTCAGCCTCAGCCAGCTGTTTCTTTATTCTTTCAACATCGGCATCCTTGTCAAGCAAAACCGTCATATACTTCAGGACACTGTCATCAATCCGGAAAAATCGCTCGATTTCACTCACAAGAGCTCCTGTCCCGCAAAAATCTAAACGAACATAATATCCGCGCGACTTTTTTTTGATTTCATAGGCAAGTCGCTTATCCCCCCATTCATCAACGACTACAAGAAAACCCCCCTGCTGGATGATCAAGCCTTTTGTTTTTTCAAAAACAGGCAGTCTTTGTTCATTAGAAAGATCAGGATCGATAATA encodes the following:
- the rpsF gene encoding 30S ribosomal protein S6, whose translation is MRRYETIVIIDPDLSNEQRLPVFEKTKGLIIQQGGFLVVVDEWGDKRLAYEIKKKSRGYYVRLDFCGTGALVSEIERFFRIDDSVLKYMTVLLDKDADVERIKKQLAEAEAAKEQTAQDKAASDDKPAAATKEKFNDSAPEDKQDQPEISESQVVEGKTMQIETNEEEK